One Archocentrus centrarchus isolate MPI-CPG fArcCen1 chromosome 14, fArcCen1, whole genome shotgun sequence DNA window includes the following coding sequences:
- the LOC115792707 gene encoding uncharacterized protein LOC115792707 isoform X2 translates to MLQQILKDMYIDPDVLEALNEEQKKTLFLKMREEQVRRWKEREEKLEREGEDAESKRAKPRKANDKSVSWQLGRDGDVAVIVIGEVDELSSKFICSGFGEKKTPSLQNTCLQTILKSRKNTEPVRTERQNLPTRTQPGISLNLKGKCEERSTLLPLPVSVSEHSTLPATEKPELKSANATEEKSLPQLSICSRPPMRASPVNTRLASGNAAPGYVNTRPGPTNLRLATAVPSSSPSSAVKIDSGTTSPTKGSLHSKEPQNPQGSLGGKDIGEKLQKAASEEPRKSGSAPICAGRGRVAQLTKTFSTDQTANPMQTTSRGFKPPLPTKPSHLRQTSTPTVR, encoded by the exons ATGCTGCAGCAGATTTTAAAGGACATGTACATCGACCCCGATGTGCTGGAAGCTCTTAATGAAGAGCAGAAAAAGACACTCTTCCTGAAAATGCGCGAAGAACAGGTGCGGCGCTGGAAAGAGCGGGAGGAGAAACTGGAGAGAGAAGGGGAGGATGCAGAGTCCAAGCGAGCAAAGCCGAGAAAAG CCAACGATAAGAGTGTCAGCTGGCAGCTCGGCAGGGACGGAGACGTTGCGGTTATTGTGATCGGGGAGGTGGATGAGCTGAGCTCCAAATTCATCTGCTCGGGATTTGGGGAGAAGAAAACGCCAAGCCTGCAGAACACGTG CCTTCAAACTATATtgaagagcagaaaaaacacaGAACCTGTCAGGACTGAGAGACAGAACCTCCCCACTAGAACGCAACCGGGCATCTCACTGAATCTAAAG GGAAAATGTGAGGAGAGGAGCACTTTACTCCCTCTGCCG GTGTCAGTGAGCGAGCATTCAACGCTTCCAGCAACTGAAAAG CCCGAGTTGAAGTCAGCCAATGCAACTGAGGAGAAGTCACTTCCCCAGCTCTCCATCTGCTCCAGGCCTCCCATGAGAGCTAGCCCTGTCAACACGAGACTGGCTTCTGGAAATGCGGCACCAGGCTATGTCAACACGAGACCTGGCCCCACAAATCTGAGGCTGGCTACTGCCGTGCCATCCTCTTCTCCCAGCAGCGCTGTCAAAATAGACTCTGGCACGACGTCACCAACCAAAGGGAGCCTGCACTCAAAGGAACCTCAGAACCCGCAAGGATCACTGGGTGGTAAAG ATATTGGCGAAAAGCTTCAAAAGGCTGCCTCAGAGGAGCCGAGGAAATCAGGGAGTGCACCAATCTGTGCAGGGCGTGGCCGCGTGGCTCAGCTGACGAAAACCTTCAGTACCGATCAAACTGCAAACCCCATGCAGACCACTTCCCGTGGGTTCAAGCCACCTCTTCCCACAAAACCTAGCCACTTGCGTCAAACGAGCACACCTACTGTCAGGTAA
- the LOC115792707 gene encoding SH2 domain-containing protein 4A isoform X1, translating into MLQQILKDMYIDPDVLEALNEEQKKTLFLKMREEQVRRWKEREEKLEREGEDAESKRAKPRKANDKSVSWQLGRDGDVAVIVIGEVDELSSKFICSGFGEKKTPSLQNTCLQTILKSRKNTEPVRTERQNLPTRTQPGISLNLKQGKCEERSTLLPLPVSVSEHSTLPATEKPELKSANATEEKSLPQLSICSRPPMRASPVNTRLASGNAAPGYVNTRPGPTNLRLATAVPSSSPSSAVKIDSGTTSPTKGSLHSKEPQNPQGSLGGKDIGEKLQKAASEEPRKSGSAPICAGRGRVAQLTKTFSTDQTANPMQTTSRGFKPPLPTKPSHLRQTSTPTVR; encoded by the exons ATGCTGCAGCAGATTTTAAAGGACATGTACATCGACCCCGATGTGCTGGAAGCTCTTAATGAAGAGCAGAAAAAGACACTCTTCCTGAAAATGCGCGAAGAACAGGTGCGGCGCTGGAAAGAGCGGGAGGAGAAACTGGAGAGAGAAGGGGAGGATGCAGAGTCCAAGCGAGCAAAGCCGAGAAAAG CCAACGATAAGAGTGTCAGCTGGCAGCTCGGCAGGGACGGAGACGTTGCGGTTATTGTGATCGGGGAGGTGGATGAGCTGAGCTCCAAATTCATCTGCTCGGGATTTGGGGAGAAGAAAACGCCAAGCCTGCAGAACACGTG CCTTCAAACTATATtgaagagcagaaaaaacacaGAACCTGTCAGGACTGAGAGACAGAACCTCCCCACTAGAACGCAACCGGGCATCTCACTGAATCTAAAG CAGGGAAAATGTGAGGAGAGGAGCACTTTACTCCCTCTGCCG GTGTCAGTGAGCGAGCATTCAACGCTTCCAGCAACTGAAAAG CCCGAGTTGAAGTCAGCCAATGCAACTGAGGAGAAGTCACTTCCCCAGCTCTCCATCTGCTCCAGGCCTCCCATGAGAGCTAGCCCTGTCAACACGAGACTGGCTTCTGGAAATGCGGCACCAGGCTATGTCAACACGAGACCTGGCCCCACAAATCTGAGGCTGGCTACTGCCGTGCCATCCTCTTCTCCCAGCAGCGCTGTCAAAATAGACTCTGGCACGACGTCACCAACCAAAGGGAGCCTGCACTCAAAGGAACCTCAGAACCCGCAAGGATCACTGGGTGGTAAAG ATATTGGCGAAAAGCTTCAAAAGGCTGCCTCAGAGGAGCCGAGGAAATCAGGGAGTGCACCAATCTGTGCAGGGCGTGGCCGCGTGGCTCAGCTGACGAAAACCTTCAGTACCGATCAAACTGCAAACCCCATGCAGACCACTTCCCGTGGGTTCAAGCCACCTCTTCCCACAAAACCTAGCCACTTGCGTCAAACGAGCACACCTACTGTCAGGTAA